A portion of the Deinococcus sp. AB2017081 genome contains these proteins:
- a CDS encoding patatin-like phospholipase family protein, producing the protein MMPVPPQRSCNLLLEGGITSGIVYPALITTLAETYRFRHVGGTSAGAIGAAFTAAAEYARSGTIPYDGMAVIDRLAADLGKPISQTPGAPLLLQALFQPTDQTRGTFELLSATLASDRLTRLPLKALAQQPLAGLLGALPGLGVVGLTQAAGRPPVQAGGLALGGVLAVVGAVTATLAGGVLRGRQALEASRYGVCPGHMPPDYSPPALTDWLSQAINEVAGLPRDGAPLTFADLEGRGVTLRTITTCLTLGRPYSLPFANNLFYFKKDEMRALFPDAVVRHLVNHGRQPANLDEKKLYASLAQREIYPLPEGKNLPVVVAVRLSLSFPILISAVQLHAVDYSRPMPPGGYDATPVLFTDGGLSSNLPLHFFDSALPEYPTFAVNLRSFPEGQVPDPDEAKNVWLPERSVQGRLPEFRPVKDLSGFGEGILDTSRNWKDGIYITAPGYRDRIVHVHLDGRVEGGLNLSMDNTVVQRLVKRGQAAAQALIDKFSSPDAWNRHRRVRLVNLLCAVADVGREYEAAFASPEGTMSWDAVLAGEDLGYSFADSEAAQFNDISTKLREIGQIDATMDNRPKPYQQLRLILEP; encoded by the coding sequence ATGATGCCCGTTCCGCCTCAGCGTTCGTGCAATCTGCTACTCGAGGGTGGCATTACCAGCGGGATCGTGTATCCCGCGCTTATTACCACGCTGGCCGAAACGTACCGCTTCCGGCACGTGGGTGGGACGAGCGCCGGTGCGATCGGTGCAGCCTTCACGGCGGCCGCCGAATACGCGCGGAGTGGCACGATCCCTTACGACGGGATGGCAGTCATTGACCGTCTGGCCGCAGACCTCGGGAAGCCGATATCACAGACACCTGGCGCTCCTCTGCTGTTACAGGCGCTTTTTCAGCCCACGGACCAGACCCGCGGCACGTTCGAATTGCTGTCTGCCACTCTCGCGTCCGATCGCCTGACCCGTCTTCCCCTGAAGGCCCTGGCCCAGCAGCCCCTTGCGGGCCTGTTGGGCGCACTGCCGGGGCTTGGCGTGGTTGGACTCACCCAGGCAGCCGGGCGACCACCGGTTCAGGCAGGGGGCCTCGCCCTGGGCGGCGTCCTGGCCGTCGTGGGGGCTGTGACCGCCACCCTGGCTGGCGGAGTGCTGCGCGGCCGTCAGGCACTGGAAGCGTCGAGATACGGCGTTTGCCCGGGCCACATGCCACCTGATTATTCCCCTCCTGCCCTGACCGACTGGCTCAGCCAGGCCATCAATGAGGTGGCAGGCCTGCCACGTGATGGAGCTCCCCTGACATTCGCCGATCTGGAAGGACGTGGCGTTACGCTCAGGACGATCACCACCTGCCTGACGCTGGGGCGGCCCTATTCTCTGCCCTTCGCCAACAACTTGTTCTACTTCAAGAAAGACGAAATGAGAGCCTTGTTCCCAGATGCGGTCGTGAGGCATCTCGTGAACCACGGACGGCAGCCCGCTAATTTAGATGAGAAAAAACTGTACGCGTCGCTTGCACAGCGTGAGATCTATCCCTTGCCTGAAGGGAAGAATCTGCCAGTGGTCGTCGCAGTACGTCTGAGTCTGAGTTTTCCCATTCTGATTAGTGCCGTCCAACTGCATGCGGTCGACTACAGCAGACCGATGCCTCCGGGCGGCTATGACGCGACGCCAGTCCTTTTTACCGATGGCGGCCTGAGTTCTAACCTGCCACTGCATTTTTTCGACTCGGCGCTGCCTGAATATCCGACTTTTGCAGTGAACCTGCGGTCGTTCCCGGAAGGACAAGTCCCGGATCCCGACGAAGCTAAGAACGTCTGGTTGCCAGAGCGCTCGGTTCAGGGGCGTCTACCTGAGTTCCGTCCGGTAAAAGATCTGTCTGGCTTCGGGGAAGGTATTCTCGATACATCCAGAAACTGGAAGGATGGGATCTACATCACCGCCCCTGGCTACCGTGACCGTATCGTCCATGTGCATCTGGACGGGCGCGTGGAGGGTGGTCTGAATCTGAGCATGGACAACACAGTCGTACAGAGGCTCGTGAAGCGGGGGCAAGCTGCTGCCCAGGCGCTGATCGACAAGTTCAGCTCACCCGACGCGTGGAATCGGCACCGCAGGGTACGGCTCGTGAATTTGCTGTGCGCGGTTGCTGACGTAGGGCGGGAATATGAAGCTGCATTCGCGTCACCGGAAGGGACAATGTCCTGGGACGCTGTCCTGGCCGGTGAAGACCTTGGCTATTCATTCGCAGATTCAGAAGCCGCCCAATTCAATGATATCTCCACCAAGTTGCGTGAAATTGGCCAAATTGACGCGACGATGGATAACCGTCCGAAGCCATATCAGCAGCTCCGTCTGATCCTCGAACCGTAG
- a CDS encoding MBL fold metallo-hydrolase, which translates to MAGPAVPSVRMYRNGLDGETLGGLGDCFLLTLPGEDEPRHILIDCGLFLHSEKIKNRLHTTLLDIYTATGGHLHAIVLTHQHYDHLSGFILGFDKFKTFKVDEVWLAWTEDPADPQAAVLRHSLAVRTTTLQESTHALAGMYQGDKDRTMALQEVQNLLGFAGDTARGVSAPSVSDIMMQVAAHVSEQGGRVRYLSPGESWVLPASPTATRVFVLGPPRDPALLRRSDPHSGANKEVYLSQLLGHALASAAGTAAPNDPPLPFDERLRIDLKAGIETHYPAYNAQDATWRTLDASWISMATDLALNLDQDTNNTSLVLAFELSPGGDVLLFPGDAQVGNWLSWFDLQFAVTDTGQPEARSVDARALLARTAIYKVGHHGSHNATLKAQGLELMIHPNLVALIPVDEVFARSRGTKGWAMPYPEMYDELRRRTSFRVLRADQPMASEPPNGATPEDVAKWKEFTKRVTETPLYFEYRLNLEESHDRPRKSSRRHRTPK; encoded by the coding sequence ATGGCCGGGCCGGCAGTCCCCAGCGTCCGGATGTACCGCAATGGCCTGGACGGAGAGACCCTTGGCGGCCTGGGCGACTGTTTCCTGCTGACTCTCCCAGGGGAGGATGAACCGCGGCACATTCTGATTGACTGCGGGCTATTTTTACACTCGGAAAAAATCAAGAATCGGCTCCATACAACGCTACTCGATATCTATACGGCTACTGGGGGGCATCTGCATGCCATTGTCCTGACCCATCAGCATTACGACCATCTTTCGGGTTTCATCCTGGGCTTCGATAAGTTCAAAACATTTAAGGTGGATGAGGTGTGGCTTGCATGGACCGAGGATCCTGCCGATCCGCAAGCTGCGGTGCTCCGACACAGTCTCGCCGTACGAACGACAACACTCCAAGAATCGACGCACGCACTTGCCGGTATGTACCAGGGTGACAAAGACCGGACGATGGCATTGCAGGAAGTACAGAATCTGCTGGGATTCGCAGGTGACACAGCTCGCGGCGTAAGCGCGCCCAGCGTGTCCGACATTATGATGCAGGTAGCCGCCCACGTCTCGGAGCAGGGCGGCCGAGTACGTTACCTAAGTCCAGGAGAAAGTTGGGTACTCCCCGCTTCACCCACCGCAACCCGGGTGTTCGTTCTCGGACCCCCACGGGATCCAGCACTTCTCAGGCGCTCAGATCCGCACTCCGGAGCAAACAAAGAGGTCTACCTTTCCCAACTGCTTGGTCATGCCTTAGCTTCCGCTGCCGGAACCGCAGCACCGAACGACCCTCCCCTCCCTTTCGATGAGCGGCTGCGCATCGACTTGAAAGCTGGAATCGAGACCCATTACCCGGCTTACAACGCACAGGACGCAACATGGCGTACACTCGACGCCTCGTGGATCAGCATGGCAACGGATCTTGCCTTGAATTTAGATCAGGACACCAACAACACCAGCCTCGTCCTTGCCTTCGAATTATCCCCAGGGGGGGATGTGCTCCTCTTTCCAGGCGACGCCCAAGTCGGTAACTGGCTGTCCTGGTTTGATCTGCAATTTGCTGTCACCGACACAGGACAGCCTGAGGCACGCTCGGTAGACGCACGCGCTCTACTCGCACGGACTGCCATATACAAGGTCGGCCATCATGGGAGCCACAACGCAACCCTGAAGGCCCAGGGGCTGGAACTGATGATCCATCCAAACCTCGTCGCGCTGATCCCTGTCGATGAAGTGTTCGCCCGCTCGCGGGGCACGAAAGGCTGGGCCATGCCTTACCCGGAGATGTACGACGAGTTGCGGCGCCGTACCTCATTCCGCGTGCTGCGCGCTGATCAGCCGATGGCTAGTGAGCCGCCTAATGGGGCCACGCCGGAAGACGTGGCGAAATGGAAGGAGTTCACCAAGCGCGTCACCGAGACGCCACTGTATTTCGAATACCGGCTGAATCTGGAGGAATCGCATGACCGACCCCGCAAAAGCAGTCGTCGACACCGCACTCCGAAGTGA
- a CDS encoding tyrosine-type recombinase/integrase: protein MTIERYQLGMFDRARGWADLNPEERRRRAAEASRDRDVEALWSLTESYLTLHGASGTATSPRTLRAYRWAVNRYLNYAGTQAVNLLRATSSDGVRFVRSAEAGGLSASSTRVQLAGVRLLYSALRWADATQATPFADVRPVREKTAPWDKRSPYTHDEVQKLLEHADTRMQALLLLCAHGGLRISEALVLTGIDVDLDGQELIVRRGKGGKQRRVVIGETLVKALKKVPLGESPVVGGSYTASVERLHRLCHRAGVSYRGYHALRHYSGTRLTQEGASLDDVARHLGHSVLDTARIYAKWSDQGLRRRINQW from the coding sequence ATGACGATCGAGCGTTACCAGCTGGGGATGTTCGACCGCGCCCGGGGATGGGCTGACCTCAATCCCGAAGAGAGGAGACGCCGTGCAGCCGAGGCGAGCCGGGATCGCGACGTCGAAGCGCTGTGGTCACTGACCGAGTCATACCTCACCCTGCATGGAGCAAGCGGTACCGCCACCAGCCCCCGCACCCTGAGGGCCTACCGCTGGGCCGTGAACCGGTACCTGAACTACGCGGGTACCCAGGCGGTGAACCTCCTGCGGGCCACCTCCAGTGACGGCGTCCGCTTCGTGCGCTCAGCGGAAGCGGGTGGGCTCAGCGCGTCAAGCACCCGGGTGCAGCTCGCCGGCGTTCGCCTGCTGTATTCGGCGCTGCGCTGGGCAGACGCGACTCAGGCGACCCCCTTCGCTGATGTCAGACCCGTCCGCGAAAAGACTGCTCCCTGGGACAAGCGGAGTCCGTATACCCATGATGAAGTTCAGAAGCTGCTTGAGCATGCCGATACGCGGATGCAGGCTCTGCTTCTACTGTGTGCTCACGGTGGCCTGCGCATCAGTGAAGCGCTGGTTCTAACAGGTATTGACGTCGACCTGGACGGCCAGGAACTCATCGTCCGGCGCGGAAAAGGTGGCAAACAGAGGCGAGTGGTCATTGGCGAGACGCTTGTCAAGGCCTTGAAAAAGGTTCCTCTGGGGGAATCACCAGTTGTTGGCGGGAGTTATACCGCCTCTGTAGAGCGCTTGCATCGGCTTTGTCATCGAGCAGGCGTTTCGTACCGTGGCTATCACGCCCTCCGGCACTACTCAGGGACGCGCCTGACTCAGGAAGGAGCTTCTCTTGATGACGTGGCGCGACATCTCGGTCACTCAGTACTGGATACGGCAAGAATCTACGCCAAGTGGAGTGATCAGGGCCTAAGGCGACGCATCAACCAGTGGTAG
- a CDS encoding DUF4238 domain-containing protein: MKGKKGNTPRRHHYVPQGYLYQFADERQQVHVYCKDTGKTFSTSPLNIAQQRNFYAWRDGQALDVQVETALANQYDNHLATLLRIVPAALQHVPTLAVAQLDPLLRTFTALQLVRTPRIRRQLFQRARQEVGLPGVTLSETQLSTGAHLQMLTGQLIPQMAEHFGTLHPGLLVSPPETFFLTSDHPVCTCLETGEGGKVIVTASQGLGRKGFQLVYPLTPRVAYTLTQSRMRLPPHRVVSLVSPAIQAINTLTWHNAEAQVYSARSFEDPGVRQAGHVHSLPTE, encoded by the coding sequence GTGAAGGGGAAGAAGGGCAACACGCCCCGCCGGCACCACTATGTGCCGCAAGGGTATTTGTACCAGTTTGCGGATGAACGTCAGCAAGTTCACGTCTACTGCAAGGACACGGGCAAAACCTTTAGCACCAGTCCCCTAAACATTGCCCAGCAGCGAAACTTCTACGCCTGGCGCGACGGCCAGGCGCTGGACGTTCAGGTGGAGACCGCCTTGGCGAACCAGTACGACAACCACCTCGCCACCCTGCTGCGCATCGTGCCTGCCGCCCTGCAGCACGTTCCCACCCTGGCGGTCGCGCAGTTGGATCCGCTGCTCCGAACATTCACGGCCCTCCAGTTGGTGCGCACACCCCGCATCCGCCGACAACTATTCCAGCGTGCGCGGCAGGAAGTGGGTCTGCCGGGGGTAACCCTGAGTGAAACCCAGTTGTCAACGGGCGCGCACCTGCAAATGCTGACGGGCCAGCTCATCCCGCAGATGGCCGAGCACTTCGGCACCTTGCACCCGGGACTGCTCGTCAGCCCGCCGGAAACCTTTTTCCTGACGAGTGATCACCCGGTCTGTACCTGCCTGGAGACGGGTGAGGGCGGGAAGGTGATCGTCACCGCCAGCCAGGGCCTGGGCCGCAAGGGCTTTCAACTGGTGTACCCGCTTACCCCCCGCGTGGCCTACACCTTGACGCAGAGCCGCATGAGGTTGCCCCCGCACCGTGTTGTGTCCCTCGTCTCGCCCGCCATCCAAGCGATCAACACGCTGACCTGGCATAACGCCGAGGCCCAGGTGTACAGTGCCCGCTCCTTCGAGGATCCAGGCGTTCGCCAAGCTGGCCACGTTCACTCCCTTCCTACCGAATGA
- a CDS encoding RNA polymerase sigma factor yields the protein MPVTLPPGLEYQRLIVQLQHGQEGALKALYDALAGVTYRVCLRMLVSPEDAEEVLQDTFLRLEAQAGRYDPARGTVQTFVLTIAHHLCLERLRARRARPQAQDGAFDDPAFDLPAPSPPRDPLDQALLGTALRSLPDTDRLLLEDMFFGGYTHAELTARTGLPLGTVKSRLRRALLNLRGRMTP from the coding sequence ATGCCCGTCACCCTGCCGCCCGGCCTGGAGTACCAGCGGCTGATCGTGCAGCTCCAGCATGGACAGGAGGGTGCCCTGAAGGCCCTGTACGATGCGCTCGCTGGCGTGACCTACCGCGTGTGCCTGCGGATGCTGGTGTCCCCGGAGGACGCTGAGGAAGTCCTTCAGGACACCTTCCTGCGCCTGGAGGCCCAGGCCGGACGCTACGATCCGGCGCGCGGCACGGTGCAGACCTTCGTGTTGACCATCGCCCATCACCTGTGCCTGGAGCGGCTGCGTGCCCGCCGCGCCCGGCCACAGGCCCAGGACGGTGCGTTCGACGATCCGGCGTTCGACCTGCCAGCGCCTTCCCCACCGCGCGATCCCCTGGATCAGGCCCTGCTTGGCACCGCCCTGAGATCGCTCCCGGATACCGACCGGCTGCTGCTGGAGGACATGTTCTTCGGCGGGTACACCCACGCTGAACTCACGGCCCGCACGGGGTTGCCCCTGGGCACTGTGAAAAGCCGCCTGCGCCGTGCGCTGCTGAATCTCCGCGGAAGGATGACCCCATGA
- a CDS encoding anti-sigma factor domain-containing protein, giving the protein MIHPTELLPEYVLGDLDAPELESVEAHLTVCAPCRTEVARLRDAVFSLADDLPEAAVPTGTWERLQARRTAGAIQHPTQPTPTVVPRLHRPRWPWLAAAAVLVLALNPLTIRLMTPPSPQTTAERWEAQGASRLTLASPDGRAFGTMLVRSDGQALVILTRPAPAGQVYQAWGRTGSGTGARVPVSLGLTGGTVLQVGWRGYASVGISVEPAGGSPAPTRPLGRVALPGV; this is encoded by the coding sequence ATGATCCACCCGACGGAACTGCTGCCCGAATACGTCCTGGGTGACCTGGACGCGCCGGAGTTGGAGAGTGTCGAAGCGCACCTGACCGTCTGTGCCCCCTGCCGCACCGAGGTGGCCCGGCTGCGGGACGCCGTGTTCTCGCTCGCCGACGACCTGCCCGAGGCGGCCGTGCCCACCGGCACCTGGGAACGCCTGCAGGCCCGCCGTACCGCCGGGGCGATCCAACATCCGACTCAGCCGACGCCCACAGTGGTGCCCCGCCTCCACCGCCCGCGCTGGCCGTGGTTGGCGGCGGCCGCCGTCCTGGTGCTGGCCCTGAACCCCCTCACGATCCGCCTGATGACGCCACCGTCGCCGCAGACCACCGCTGAGCGGTGGGAGGCCCAGGGCGCGTCCCGGCTGACCCTCGCGTCGCCGGACGGTCGGGCGTTCGGTACGATGCTGGTGCGGTCGGACGGACAGGCCCTGGTGATTCTCACCCGGCCGGCGCCGGCCGGGCAGGTCTACCAGGCGTGGGGTCGCACAGGCAGTGGGACGGGCGCCCGCGTGCCGGTCAGTCTGGGGCTCACGGGCGGCACCGTCCTGCAGGTGGGCTGGCGGGGCTACGCGTCCGTGGGCATCAGCGTGGAACCCGCCGGGGGCAGCCCGGCCCCGACCCGCCCGCTCGGCCGGGTGGCGCTGCCCGGCGTGTAG
- a CDS encoding CHRD domain-containing protein, which yields MFVYKIVLGMATTALLGSCSMMMGAGGTTYTFKHNANTADPAAMGKAVATMSGGMVSTTLTVSGLTPSKAYIAHYHAFGPASSTDPCASNGPVTLGFPNFMSDASGNATVTVSGDMAKIAGDMGAYINVHYASDPSVVPICAPVKMTKG from the coding sequence ATGTTCGTATACAAGATCGTTCTGGGGATGGCCACCACCGCACTGCTCGGCTCGTGCAGCATGATGATGGGCGCTGGCGGCACCACCTACACCTTCAAGCACAACGCCAACACGGCCGATCCCGCTGCGATGGGCAAGGCCGTGGCGACCATGAGTGGCGGCATGGTCAGCACCACCCTGACGGTGAGCGGCCTGACGCCCAGCAAGGCGTATATCGCGCACTACCACGCCTTCGGGCCTGCGTCGAGCACGGATCCCTGCGCGTCCAACGGGCCGGTGACGCTGGGCTTCCCGAACTTCATGTCGGACGCCAGCGGCAACGCGACCGTCACGGTGAGCGGTGACATGGCCAAGATCGCGGGCGATATGGGCGCGTACATCAACGTCCACTATGCCAGTGACCCCAGCGTCGTGCCGATCTGCGCCCCGGTCAAGATGACCAAGGGCTGA
- a CDS encoding cupredoxin domain-containing protein produces the protein MFRSIHFALVPALLLTPAVAQTQTSQAFPLLATGTAAGASGQLSVRTVSSALSLSVLTLRGLTPNTAYAAHYHALGSAGGAPCASGGPITLGFPAFRTDAQGQATVTLRANPTRLRGPLGAYVDVHRASDLTDVPLCAAVLKGAVTPVTAAPTTIAGVTVNIADNRFQPATLSIKAGTTVTWLHTGQVTHNVLSLTVADLKSPDLRPGDKYSYTFKTPGTYTYYCSYHDGMSATITVTNR, from the coding sequence ATGTTCAGATCCATTCACTTCGCGCTGGTGCCCGCCCTGCTGTTGACGCCCGCCGTGGCCCAGACGCAGACCTCCCAGGCCTTCCCCTTGCTGGCCACCGGTACAGCGGCTGGCGCATCTGGACAGCTCAGTGTCCGCACGGTGTCGTCCGCCCTGTCGCTGTCGGTACTGACCCTGCGTGGCTTGACGCCCAACACGGCCTACGCCGCCCATTACCATGCCCTGGGTTCGGCAGGCGGGGCTCCTTGCGCGTCTGGTGGCCCCATCACCCTAGGCTTCCCGGCCTTCAGAACGGACGCGCAGGGTCAGGCCACGGTGACTCTGCGGGCCAATCCCACGCGCCTGCGCGGCCCGCTGGGGGCATATGTCGACGTCCACAGGGCGTCCGACCTGACCGACGTTCCCCTGTGTGCTGCCGTCCTGAAAGGTGCAGTCACGCCGGTCACCGCCGCGCCCACCACCATCGCCGGCGTGACGGTGAACATTGCTGACAACCGCTTCCAGCCGGCCACGCTGAGCATCAAAGCGGGCACCACCGTGACCTGGCTCCATACCGGGCAGGTCACCCACAACGTCCTGTCCCTGACAGTGGCCGACCTGAAGTCGCCAGACCTGCGGCCAGGGGACAAGTACAGTTACACCTTCAAGACCCCCGGCACCTATACCTACTACTGCTCGTACCACGATGGCATGAGCGCCACGATCACTGTGACCAACCGCTGA
- a CDS encoding TolB family protein, with product MPTFDAPHPITQGAGTDLRANWTPDGQWIVFERLQDGRRRLHRVHPDGSDLEALALDEPDGSDSTGRPAFFTPNDVVFVSNRLGRTALFRETQGQVTRLHASGEPCYGPALGTAGTWPLLYFQSDGSDAMHISALGQDGQVTRLTHAMGVQDQPWPFSDGQTFVYHSQEDGRHVVCLQSVQAGAAPVVLSDADEETAYVTPFPSPDGRWIAFTSARGGQAQVWVMRPDGSERQQVTSGAPHSFPAWSPDGRALVFTQGTPTAEVPSGYLVIIGVS from the coding sequence ATGCCTACCTTCGATGCTCCGCACCCCATCACGCAGGGTGCAGGAACCGATCTGCGTGCGAACTGGACACCTGATGGCCAGTGGATCGTCTTCGAACGCTTGCAGGATGGTCGTCGGCGGTTACACCGTGTGCATCCGGATGGCTCTGATCTGGAAGCCCTGGCCCTCGATGAACCCGACGGCTCAGACAGCACCGGCCGTCCTGCGTTCTTCACGCCCAACGATGTCGTCTTCGTCAGCAACCGCCTGGGCCGCACGGCCCTGTTCCGGGAAACTCAGGGCCAGGTGACGCGGCTGCACGCCAGTGGGGAGCCCTGTTACGGGCCGGCCCTGGGCACCGCCGGCACCTGGCCGCTGCTGTACTTCCAGTCTGACGGTTCAGATGCGATGCACATCTCCGCGCTGGGGCAGGATGGGCAGGTGACCCGGCTCACCCACGCGATGGGCGTACAGGATCAGCCGTGGCCGTTCTCGGACGGACAGACCTTCGTCTATCACTCACAAGAGGATGGACGACATGTGGTGTGCCTCCAGTCCGTGCAGGCCGGGGCTGCGCCCGTAGTCTTGAGCGATGCGGATGAGGAGACAGCCTACGTGACCCCGTTCCCGTCGCCGGACGGCCGGTGGATCGCATTCACCTCGGCCCGGGGGGGCCAGGCGCAGGTGTGGGTGATGCGCCCGGATGGTTCCGAACGGCAACAGGTCACTTCTGGCGCACCGCACAGCTTTCCGGCCTGGAGTCCGGATGGACGCGCGCTGGTGTTTACCCAGGGAACACCGACGGCGGAGGTGCCCAGCGGGTACCTGGTCATCATCGGCGTGAGCTGA
- a CDS encoding cytochrome c codes for MKSPVLTALLIPLGALAIAAPLFALTIRPDANPASSSGGTSTTAASGRGASGAITTASQNGQATAATPATTVAQYVDQRRGVIDQVARTPYTADASYAIGTIPQDTPPLVPGQDVELVQTNCSVCHATTFISSQPPLPGSTWHDEVYKMKEKYGATFISDETAGKIIAYLTAHYTPETHAP; via the coding sequence ATGAAATCACCGGTACTGACGGCCCTGCTCATCCCGCTGGGGGCGCTCGCCATCGCCGCGCCCCTGTTCGCACTCACCATCAGGCCAGACGCAAACCCAGCCAGCTCCTCTGGAGGTACCTCGACCACCGCTGCTTCTGGGCGCGGCGCATCAGGTGCCATCACAACAGCGTCCCAGAACGGGCAGGCGACTGCCGCCACGCCAGCCACCACCGTTGCCCAGTATGTCGATCAGCGACGCGGCGTGATTGATCAAGTGGCCAGGACGCCTTACACCGCCGACGCCAGTTACGCCATCGGCACCATTCCGCAGGACACGCCGCCGCTCGTGCCCGGCCAGGACGTGGAACTGGTGCAGACGAACTGCAGTGTCTGCCACGCCACCACTTTTATCTCGTCCCAGCCGCCTCTGCCGGGGAGCACGTGGCACGACGAGGTGTACAAGATGAAGGAGAAGTACGGTGCGACCTTCATCAGCGACGAGACTGCCGGGAAGATCATCGCCTATCTGACCGCCCATTACACGCCTGAAACCCACGCGCCGTGA
- a CDS encoding molybdopterin-dependent oxidoreductase yields MNDDTEFRPLLTRRSALALLGGTGATLALGRSALAQRSVPTSAAPIFSGPGPLGTWNGLGPLITLPQKVPLIRLVDRPPLYETPRAYFASALTPTAAFFIRSNLSIFPSSIDLSTWRLKLEGHVDRSVDFSLAQLLSEFEPVTVNAVMQCTGNSRTRFQPRRPGGQWGNGAMGCATWTGVRLRDLLGKAGVKAGSVQVQFQGLDRGAGAPGSGGAEYKKSLNLDDPVLDRCLVAYAMNGQPLPLVNGFPVRLVVPGYFATYWMKTLSFIRLLTEKDSNFWMATAYLQPDNLRGTTTPQAVKDKAVKFRPVGSMPVRSFMVTPDETVKVPAGLPMTVSGLAFSGRGAVTKVEVSTDDGKTWKEANLGEDHGEYAFRPWSFAWTPKKAGTYTLAVRATDASGATQTDDAIWNPSGYLWNTTERQTVTVGRAG; encoded by the coding sequence ATGAACGACGACACCGAATTTCGTCCGCTCCTCACCCGCCGCTCGGCCCTGGCCCTGCTGGGCGGAACCGGGGCCACCCTCGCCCTGGGCCGCAGCGCCCTGGCTCAGCGCAGCGTACCCACCAGCGCCGCCCCGATCTTCAGCGGCCCCGGCCCCCTCGGCACCTGGAACGGCCTGGGGCCGTTGATCACCCTGCCGCAGAAGGTGCCGCTCATCCGACTGGTCGACCGACCGCCGCTCTACGAGACGCCCCGCGCCTACTTCGCCAGCGCCCTCACACCGACCGCCGCGTTTTTCATCCGTTCCAACCTCTCGATCTTCCCATCCAGCATCGACCTGAGCACCTGGAGGCTAAAACTGGAGGGCCACGTGGATCGAAGCGTGGACTTCAGTCTGGCTCAGCTGCTGAGTGAGTTCGAGCCGGTCACCGTGAACGCCGTGATGCAGTGCACCGGGAACAGCCGCACCCGGTTTCAGCCGCGCCGCCCCGGCGGACAGTGGGGGAATGGGGCGATGGGCTGCGCCACCTGGACGGGGGTGCGGCTGCGCGACCTGCTGGGGAAGGCCGGTGTGAAGGCGGGCAGCGTGCAGGTGCAGTTCCAGGGCCTGGATCGGGGCGCGGGCGCACCCGGCAGCGGCGGAGCAGAATACAAGAAGAGCCTGAACCTGGACGACCCGGTGCTTGACCGGTGCCTGGTCGCGTATGCCATGAACGGTCAGCCCCTGCCCCTGGTCAACGGCTTCCCGGTGCGGCTGGTCGTGCCCGGGTACTTCGCCACCTACTGGATGAAGACCTTGAGCTTCATCCGGCTGCTGACCGAGAAGGACAGCAACTTCTGGATGGCGACCGCCTACCTCCAGCCCGACAACCTCCGGGGGACGACCACGCCGCAGGCGGTCAAGGACAAGGCGGTGAAGTTCCGGCCCGTGGGCAGCATGCCGGTGCGGTCGTTCATGGTGACGCCCGATGAGACCGTGAAGGTTCCCGCCGGGCTGCCGATGACCGTGTCTGGCCTGGCATTCAGCGGGCGCGGCGCGGTCACGAAGGTCGAGGTGTCCACGGACGACGGCAAGACCTGGAAGGAAGCGAATCTGGGTGAAGACCACGGTGAATACGCGTTCCGGCCCTGGAGCTTCGCCTGGACGCCAAAAAAAGCCGGAACCTACACCCTGGCGGTGCGGGCGACGGACGCCAGCGGTGCCACGCAGACGGACGACGCCATCTGGAATCCATCCGGGTACCTGTGGAACACCACCGAGCGCCAGACGGTCACCGTCGGCCGTGCCGGGTAA